A single genomic interval of Bradyrhizobium sp. sBnM-33 harbors:
- a CDS encoding MurR/RpiR family transcriptional regulator, translating into MAQPRPKSSPLNDLCSALPSLPMRLQQVGRFVAANDYDATTRSMRDLAAEAGADPAAFTRLAKALGYSGWDELRAALTEARRPAQSSPFSGRAKGGRKGPNAEISLVSDKLEAEAAGLARISAGSVANAAKALHAARRIWIAGFRSCRSVAELLNYQLRLFRPDAVHLVGGSGPEDLDLGAFHSGDAVVVIGFAPYSRASVLSARAAHDSGATLVAIADTITAPMAEGADHLLLYEAAASPGFFPSLTGAIAIAQSLAAVTFVLGGTGAKRRLEETEGRLAALSQYVAEKG; encoded by the coding sequence ATGGCGCAGCCCCGGCCGAAATCCTCGCCGCTGAACGATTTGTGCAGTGCGCTGCCATCGTTGCCGATGCGGCTGCAGCAAGTCGGCCGGTTCGTTGCCGCCAATGACTATGACGCCACCACGCGCTCGATGCGTGATCTTGCCGCCGAGGCCGGCGCCGACCCCGCCGCTTTCACCCGGCTCGCAAAAGCGCTCGGCTATTCCGGATGGGACGAATTGCGCGCCGCGCTGACCGAGGCTCGCCGGCCTGCGCAATCTTCGCCGTTTTCAGGTCGCGCCAAAGGCGGCCGTAAAGGGCCCAACGCCGAGATATCGCTGGTCTCCGACAAGCTGGAAGCCGAGGCGGCAGGTCTTGCGCGCATTTCGGCCGGCTCGGTGGCCAACGCGGCCAAGGCTCTGCACGCCGCGCGGCGCATCTGGATCGCCGGGTTTCGGAGCTGCCGCAGCGTTGCGGAATTGCTCAATTATCAGCTTCGCTTGTTCCGGCCGGATGCGGTGCATCTGGTCGGCGGCTCGGGGCCTGAGGATCTCGATCTGGGTGCGTTCCACAGCGGCGATGCCGTCGTTGTTATCGGGTTTGCGCCCTATTCGAGGGCAAGCGTTTTGTCGGCGCGGGCGGCCCATGATTCCGGCGCCACACTGGTTGCGATTGCCGATACGATTACGGCGCCGATGGCGGAGGGGGCCGATCATCTGTTGCTCTATGAGGCGGCGGCATCGCCAGGATTCTTTCCGAGCCTCACCGGCGCCATTGCCATCGCGCAGTCGCTGGCCGCCGTGACCTTCGTGCTGGGCGGCACCGGCGCCAAGCGGCGCCTCGAAGAGACCGAAGGCCGGTTGGCCGCGCTGTCGCAATATGTTGCGGAGAAAGGTTGA
- a CDS encoding aspartate aminotransferase family protein, whose product MAASKSRLLHRSLRETPPKAIGGDGVWLIAEDGRRILDASGGAAVSCLGHQHPRVLEAITRQASKLAFAHTGFFSSEPAEALAEALVGDEPGGLAYAYLVSGGSEAIEASIKLARQYFVETGQPQRQRFIARRQSYHGNTLGALAAGGNTWRREPYAPLLSAAFSHVTPAFAYHEKRDGESETDFVTRLAAELEAEFQRLGPDTVAAFIAEPVVGATAGCVPAPEGYFRAVREICNRHGALLILDEVMCGMGRTGTRHAWEQEGIAPDIQAIAKGLGGGYQPIGAMLASGRIVDTIREGSGAFQHGHTYLAHPLACAAALEVQRVIDDEHLLDRVKDLGHQLERRLTERFGNHRHVGDIRGRGLFQAIELVADRATRAPFDPALKLNQRIKAAAFEGGLACYPSGGTVNGRSGDHVLLAPPYIATSDDIDMIVDRLGHAVDSALKSVGH is encoded by the coding sequence ATGGCAGCCAGCAAAAGCCGGTTACTGCACCGAAGCCTGCGTGAGACGCCGCCGAAGGCCATCGGCGGCGATGGCGTCTGGCTGATCGCCGAGGATGGCAGGCGGATTCTGGATGCTTCCGGCGGCGCGGCCGTCTCCTGCCTCGGCCACCAGCACCCTCGCGTGCTAGAGGCCATAACGCGGCAGGCATCGAAGCTGGCCTTTGCCCATACCGGGTTCTTCTCGTCGGAGCCTGCCGAAGCGCTGGCTGAGGCGCTCGTCGGCGACGAGCCCGGCGGTCTGGCCTACGCCTATCTCGTCAGCGGCGGCTCGGAGGCGATCGAGGCCAGCATCAAGCTGGCGCGGCAATATTTTGTCGAAACCGGCCAGCCGCAACGCCAGCGCTTCATTGCGCGCCGCCAGAGCTATCACGGCAATACCCTGGGTGCGCTTGCCGCAGGCGGCAATACCTGGCGGCGCGAGCCCTACGCGCCGCTATTGTCGGCGGCTTTCAGCCACGTGACGCCGGCCTTCGCCTATCACGAAAAACGCGACGGTGAATCCGAGACGGATTTCGTGACGCGACTGGCGGCCGAGCTCGAAGCCGAATTCCAGCGCCTTGGTCCGGATACGGTGGCGGCATTCATCGCGGAGCCGGTGGTGGGCGCCACCGCCGGATGCGTGCCGGCGCCGGAGGGATACTTCCGCGCCGTCCGTGAGATCTGCAACCGGCATGGCGCGCTCTTGATCCTGGACGAAGTGATGTGCGGCATGGGCCGCACCGGCACGCGCCACGCCTGGGAGCAGGAGGGCATCGCCCCCGATATCCAGGCGATCGCCAAGGGGCTCGGCGGCGGTTATCAGCCGATCGGTGCGATGCTCGCCAGTGGGCGCATCGTGGACACGATCCGGGAGGGCTCGGGCGCATTCCAGCATGGTCACACCTACCTGGCGCATCCGCTCGCCTGTGCTGCGGCGCTCGAGGTGCAGCGGGTGATCGATGACGAGCACCTGCTCGACAGGGTTAAGGATCTTGGCCACCAGCTCGAACGGCGCCTGACCGAGCGTTTCGGCAATCACCGCCATGTGGGCGATATCAGGGGGCGGGGCCTGTTCCAGGCGATTGAGCTCGTCGCCGATCGCGCCACCCGCGCGCCGTTCGATCCCGCACTCAAGCTCAACCAGCGGATCAAGGCCGCCGCGTTCGAAGGCGGCCTTGCCTGTTATCCCTCGGGTGGAACGGTGAATGGCCGCAGCGGCGACCACGTCCTGCTGGCGCCGCCCTATATCGCGACATCCGACGATATCGACATGATCGTCGACCGGCTGGGGCACGCCGTCGACTCGGCCTTGAAGAGTGTTGGTCATTAG
- a CDS encoding amino acid ABC transporter permease gives MTSITDAPQNPLRFDARSRRTPAGRAIRWLRANLFASVTSSIISVLLIALLAKAFISLVQWGYWNAIWIVSGNQTGPCRSIRGFGACWAVIPEKYRFILFGTYPFNEQWRPALVCLTFIALFWVSSRRNWWRKELVLVWAAALVLIGVLMWGGVFGLSYVPQDRWGGLPVTLILATFGLAFGFPLGIVVALGRHSKLPAIRSLCVLYVELIRGVPLISLLFMASVMFPLFLPDGVNIDKLLRAQIAFVLYAGAYLAEVIRGGLQAIPRGQHDAADALGLTYWKKNGLIILPQAIRHVIPPLVNTFIAFFKDTSLVLIIGIFDLLTTAKTSIIDPAWQQFSVEVYVFVGLIYFVFCFAMSRYSRQLEAQSRPG, from the coding sequence ATGACGTCGATCACGGACGCCCCGCAGAATCCGCTTCGCTTCGACGCGCGATCCCGCCGGACTCCGGCCGGCCGCGCCATCCGGTGGCTGCGCGCGAATCTGTTCGCCTCGGTCACATCAAGCATCATCTCCGTGCTCCTGATCGCGCTGCTCGCCAAGGCATTCATCAGCCTCGTGCAGTGGGGCTACTGGAATGCGATCTGGATCGTTTCCGGCAACCAGACCGGCCCCTGCCGGTCGATCCGTGGGTTCGGCGCCTGCTGGGCCGTCATTCCCGAAAAATATCGCTTCATCCTGTTCGGCACTTACCCCTTCAATGAGCAGTGGCGGCCGGCGCTGGTGTGCCTCACCTTCATTGCGCTGTTCTGGGTGTCGAGCCGGCGCAATTGGTGGCGCAAGGAATTGGTGCTGGTGTGGGCGGCGGCGTTGGTCCTGATCGGCGTCTTGATGTGGGGCGGCGTCTTTGGGCTGTCCTACGTTCCACAGGATCGCTGGGGCGGGCTGCCGGTGACGCTGATCCTGGCGACGTTCGGGCTGGCGTTCGGTTTCCCGCTCGGGATCGTGGTGGCGCTGGGCCGCCACTCAAAATTGCCCGCGATCCGGTCGCTCTGCGTGCTCTATGTCGAGTTGATCCGCGGCGTTCCCCTGATCAGCCTGTTGTTCATGGCGAGCGTGATGTTTCCGCTGTTCCTGCCCGACGGCGTCAACATCGACAAACTGCTCCGGGCGCAGATCGCGTTCGTGCTGTACGCCGGCGCTTATCTTGCCGAAGTCATCCGCGGCGGCCTGCAGGCCATTCCGAGAGGACAGCACGACGCCGCCGATGCGCTCGGGCTCACCTACTGGAAGAAGAACGGCCTGATCATCCTGCCGCAGGCGATTCGCCATGTGATCCCGCCGCTGGTGAATACGTTCATCGCCTTCTTCAAGGACACCAGCCTGGTGCTGATCATCGGTATCTTCGACCTGCTGACGACGGCGAAGACCTCCATCATCGATCCCGCCTGGCAGCAGTTCAGCGTCGAAGTCTACGTGTTCGTCGGGCTGATCTATTTCGTGTTCTGCTTTGCGATGTCGCGCTACAGCCGGCAGTTGGAAGCGCAGTCCCGGCCGGG
- a CDS encoding ABC transporter permease subunit, with product MRLRPNRQQVNGLVWQIVVVAIAVAIIGWLWSNALHNLSVRRISTGFAFLGREAGMPIADTWLAYSPRDPYVRAFIVGIVNTLRVAVIGIVLATVLGTLIGIARLSSNWLLSRLAAVYVEVLRDVPLLLQLLFWYVLMQGLPAARAAWKPIEGVFLSNRGLVLPAIPLEGANLWVIATAAAGLGALYLLRRQLVARQMADGIARPLWPYALALLVGLPALVSFGLGASWTITLPELRGFNFVGGLTLAPEYFALLIALVTYTSAFIAEIVRSGIQAVPRGQWDAANALGLRRIFVLQRIVLPQALRVIIPPMTSQYLNLTKNSSLAVAVAYQDVVSIANTTLNQTGQAIEAIALIMAVFLTISLGISLLMNWYNARIALVER from the coding sequence ATGCGCCTCCGCCCGAACCGCCAGCAGGTCAACGGGCTGGTCTGGCAAATCGTGGTGGTCGCCATCGCGGTCGCGATCATTGGCTGGCTCTGGTCCAACGCCCTGCACAATTTATCGGTACGCCGGATTTCGACCGGCTTCGCTTTTCTCGGCCGTGAAGCCGGAATGCCGATCGCGGATACCTGGCTTGCCTACAGCCCCAGGGATCCTTACGTCCGCGCCTTCATCGTCGGCATCGTCAATACGCTCCGCGTCGCGGTCATCGGCATCGTGCTCGCGACGGTGCTTGGCACGCTGATCGGCATCGCGCGGCTGTCGTCGAACTGGCTATTGTCGCGGCTGGCTGCGGTCTACGTCGAAGTGCTACGCGACGTTCCGCTGCTGCTGCAGTTGTTGTTCTGGTACGTGCTGATGCAGGGACTTCCGGCGGCACGCGCGGCCTGGAAGCCGATCGAAGGCGTCTTTCTGTCGAACAGAGGCCTGGTGTTGCCGGCGATTCCGCTCGAGGGAGCAAATCTGTGGGTCATCGCTACGGCCGCGGCCGGCCTGGGCGCCCTGTATCTGTTGCGGCGGCAGTTAGTGGCGCGGCAAATGGCCGACGGCATAGCGCGCCCGCTCTGGCCCTATGCGCTCGCCCTGCTCGTAGGCCTGCCGGCGCTGGTGTCGTTCGGTCTCGGCGCGTCGTGGACCATCACGCTGCCCGAACTGCGCGGCTTCAATTTTGTCGGCGGACTGACGCTCGCGCCGGAATACTTTGCATTGCTGATCGCGCTCGTCACTTACACCTCAGCCTTCATCGCCGAAATCGTGCGGAGCGGCATTCAGGCCGTTCCCCGAGGTCAATGGGATGCCGCGAACGCGCTCGGACTGCGGCGTATTTTTGTGCTTCAACGCATCGTGCTGCCGCAGGCGCTCCGTGTCATCATTCCGCCGATGACCAGCCAATATCTGAACCTGACCAAGAATTCCTCGCTTGCGGTTGCGGTCGCATACCAGGACGTGGTGTCGATTGCGAATACGACGCTGAACCAGACCGGGCAGGCGATCGAAGCCATCGCGCTCATCATGGCCGTGTTCCTCACCATCAGCCTCGGCATCAGCCTGCTCATGAACTGGTACAATGCGCGCATCGCGCTGGTGGAGCGGTGA